From the Rhodopirellula bahusiensis genome, one window contains:
- the folD gene encoding bifunctional methylenetetrahydrofolate dehydrogenase/methenyltetrahydrofolate cyclohydrolase FolD, translating into MPATRLDGKKIAAEIRSEVAADVETFVSGGNPPPQLAAVLVGEDPASQVYVRNKERACAKAGIASRLDRMPASTTQAELLAKVAELNADPAVSGILVQLPLPSKANGGTGIDERAVLDAIDPIKDVDAFSPVNVGLLMQGRPRFLPCTPHGIVQLLHRTGIETNGKHVVVVGRSDIVGKPMAMMLAQKDSTCGPAVANATVTIAHSRTKNLTETCRQADILIAAVGRPEMITAEMIQPGAVVIDVGINRVDDKLVGDVAFAEAEAVASAITPVPGGVGPLTIAMLLHNTLMAAKMQAGKE; encoded by the coding sequence ATGCCCGCAACGCGACTGGACGGCAAGAAAATTGCCGCGGAAATTCGCAGCGAAGTCGCTGCTGACGTCGAAACGTTTGTTTCAGGCGGGAATCCACCACCCCAATTGGCCGCCGTCTTGGTTGGCGAAGATCCCGCCAGCCAGGTGTACGTACGAAACAAAGAGCGAGCCTGTGCGAAGGCGGGCATCGCCAGTCGTCTGGACCGAATGCCCGCGTCGACCACCCAAGCAGAATTGCTGGCCAAAGTGGCTGAATTGAACGCTGATCCTGCCGTCAGCGGCATTTTGGTTCAATTGCCTTTGCCATCCAAAGCCAACGGCGGCACGGGAATCGATGAGCGAGCCGTGTTGGACGCGATCGATCCAATCAAGGATGTCGACGCGTTTTCACCCGTCAACGTCGGATTGCTCATGCAAGGCCGGCCGCGATTTCTTCCCTGCACCCCGCACGGAATTGTCCAATTGCTGCATCGCACTGGAATTGAAACCAACGGGAAACACGTCGTCGTGGTTGGCCGCAGCGACATCGTCGGAAAACCGATGGCAATGATGCTGGCTCAAAAAGACAGCACCTGTGGCCCCGCTGTCGCCAATGCGACGGTGACCATCGCACACAGCCGCACCAAAAACCTGACCGAGACCTGTCGCCAAGCGGACATTTTGATCGCGGCGGTGGGACGCCCGGAGATGATCACCGCGGAAATGATTCAGCCCGGTGCCGTCGTCATCGATGTCGGGATCAACCGCGTCGATGACAAACTGGTTGGCGACGTCGCATTCGCGGAAGCGGAAGCCGTCGCTTCGGCAATCACGCCGGTTCCCGGTGGAGTCGGACCGCTGACAATCGCGATGTTGCTGCACAACACTTTGATGGCCGCGAAAATGCAGGCTGGGAAAGAGTAG